The window ATGGAGGCCATGAGCTGCTGACCCTGCAGGGTCATCATCGGGTTCATGTAGGAGGCGGCCAGGGTGTCCGGCAGGGAGTCCACCGACAGGATGCGGGGACGCTCGCGGGACGGCAGCTCCGCGAAGTGCTCGCGCACGGCGGCGGCGGAACCGGAGTTGGTGAGCACGAAGGAGGGCTCACAGTCGGCGAAGACGGCCTTGAGGTGGTCCGCGTGGCCCGGTTCGGACGGGTCGTAGAGCGGGACCGGGGTCATGCCGGCGTAGAGGGCGCCGATGAATCCGAAGAGGTACTCCGGGGAGTTGTTGGCCAGGATGGCGACGCGGTCGCCGATCTTGCCCACCTGCTGCAGGCGCGCGGCGACGGCCTTGATGCGGGTGTTGATCTCCGTGCGGGTGTAGTCCACCGGGGTTCCCTCGCGGGATTCGGAGAAGTCCCAGAAGCGCAGGCAGTGGCGCTCGCCGCCGCCGAGCTGCAGGTCGCCCTGGTACATCAGCTCCGCGAGACCCGCGAGGGTCAGCTGGGGTGCCAGGACGATCTCGCCCTTGTCGTTGAAGAACTGGCTCATCGCCGCTTGCAGGTCCATGCTTCTCCTTTGGTGTACCCGCTGGTCAGTGGTGCGGGCGTGAAGTTTCTCAGCGCTAATGTCTTTTGTGCCAACCTAACAGAGCGGGCACTCGTTCTGTTAGTCCAAGTTCGTGATGTTTCCGTTACAAACGAGAGTACCCCGGGGGCACCCCCGGTCACTGGTGGATCAGGTCAGAGGCCCACTCCACGACCCACGCATTGGTGGTGGTCCCGGGGATGACGTCGGGGTTGGACGCGTAGAGGGCGTGGACTCCGTTGGCGGCGACCAGCGCCTGCGCGCGCTCGAGGGCGTTGCCCACCTGGCGGGGGGCGTCGCAGATGCTGTCGTTCGGGGCGCAGATGTCCCACACGCGGTCCTGGAGCTCACCGAAACCGCCGACACGCGGTCCGCGCATCGTGGCGCCGGGGACGATCGGCTGGACGAGCAGGTTGAGCGGCTGGAGGGCGACCTCGGCGCCGACGCCGGAGACGTGGGTGCCGGGAACCTGGCCCACACCAGGTTCCCTGCGGCCGTCCGCGATCAGGGCGACACCCCTGATGCGGTCGGCCGGCACCACGCCGCCACCCTGGCCGATCTGGCTGGCGACGTCCCCGAGGATGACGGCGCCCTGCGAGAATCCGGCCAGGATGAAGTCGGTGTAGGGGCACTCGT of the Corynebacterium humireducens NBRC 106098 = DSM 45392 genome contains:
- a CDS encoding cutinase family protein, producing the protein MRKLFTILAVLILVLLIGVGTFRFLRPGEDIPLPPGLPEPTEILQPDWCPDVQVIAAPGTWESAPGDDPFHPTANEYSFMLSITRPLQERFPAEDVRVWTLPYTAQFRSIQAQHEMTYDESRQEGQSVLETEMVTMHDECPYTDFILAGFSQGAVILGDVASQIGQGGGVVPADRIRGVALIADGRREPGVGQVPGTHVSGVGAEVALQPLNLLVQPIVPGATMRGPRVGGFGELQDRVWDICAPNDSICDAPRQVGNALERAQALVAANGVHALYASNPDVIPGTTTNAWVVEWASDLIHQ